TGAGAAAAAAGAGTGCGACAATTGCCGCTGCCCCAACCGTCACGAGAACGGGCTTCAACGTTCCGTCCCAAAACGAGTGCTGCTCGTCGCCGCTCGCCATGGGTATGCTACGCACCGACGGTACAATTGTGTCACGAAATACCTCAAATGTTGAAACGAACGGCGTTGTCACGTATCCGGGCGTATAGCCGTTGACCGAGATCGTCGCACGCTCAAAGACGGTGTCTTTCCCGCCCTGTTCGTAACTGATCGTACGGCGAATCGAAGAGAAGACGTGTAACTGCCGCTCGGTGTCGTCAGCGACTTTCGGCACCGCCGCTGCGTCAGTGCCATAGAACACGTGCTTGTCCTTTCGTTGCGTGGCGAACTGCGAGAAAAGCGCGGAGTCAGCCTTCGGCACGAGCAGATCGAAATGCGTCTTCCAGAAGAACTTCCCTTCGACAAAATTCGCCATCGCGACTCGGCCGAGCGAATCGAAGCGCGCATCGGAAAGCGCGGCCACACCTTGCGAAAATGCATTCGCCCTTGTAAGAACAAGGGCGAACACCATTGCACACACGATATACGAACGTCCGGGCATCAACCGTAGATACCGCGCAGACGAAGCGTACGAGCGACCTTATCGATCGCGAGAATGTACGAGCTCAGACGCAGCGACACTTTGTGCTTTTGCGAATTCTCGTACACGCGGTCGAAGGCCGAAACCATCGCATCTTCGAGTCGCTTGTTGACCGTCTCGAGATCCCAGTAATAGCCCATGCGATTCTGTACCCACTCGAAGTAGCTCACCTTCACACCGCCGGCATTCGCAAGAATGTCGGGGATGACCATGATGCCCTTCGATTCGAGGATCGAGTCGGCGCTGGCGCTCGTCGGGCCGTTGGCGCCTTCGACGATCAGCTTCGCTTTCACGTTCGCAGCGTTGTCCTCGGTGATTCGGTCTTCGCGAGCTGCCGGCACGAGGACGTCCACGTTCAATTCGAGCAGATCTTCGTTCGTGATCTTCTCTGCACCCGGAAATCCTTCGAGCAGATGACCGTGATCGTCGGACCACTTGATCGCCTTGTCGATGTCGATCCCCTTCGGATTATAGTACCCGCCGGTAACATCGGAGATCGCGAGGATCTTCGCGCCCTGATCTTCGAGCGACGCTGCGCTGATCGAGCCGACATTGCCAAAGCCTTCGACGGCAACTGTTGCCTTGGAAGGCGAAATCTTGAGCTTCTTCAGACCGCTGAGCGTCGCATGCATGACGCCACGCCCCGTTGCTTCGCGACGACCGCGGCTGCCGCCCAACACCAATGGTTTGCCCGTAACAACACCGGGCTCGGTGCGGCGCATGTGCATCGAATACGTATCGAGAATCCAGGCCATGACCTGCTCGTTCGTATTCACGTCCGGTGCCGGGATGTCGCGCTCCGGCCCGAAAACGTCGAGCATGTTGGAGGTGTAGCGTCGGGTAATGGCTTCGATCTCGCGCTGCGAGAGCTTGCGCGGATCGCAGCGAACGCCGCCCTTGGCGCCGCCGAACGGAATATCGATGACCGCGCACTTCCAGGTCATCCACGCGGCAAGCGCCTTCACTTCGTCGAGATCAACATCGGGAGCATAGCGAATGCCGCCCTTCGAGGGTCCGAGAATATCGTTATGAATGACTCGATATCCTTCGAATACTTCGGTCGAGCCGTCGTCGCGAACGATCGGGATCGAGACGATCACCGACTTTACCGGCGTCTTCAGGTACTGATAGATGCCGGGTTCGAGGTTGAGAATTTCTTGTGCTTTGTCGAACCGCCGCATCATGGACTCGAGCGGACTCTCGTGCGGGTGAGCGGTGGCAGCGGATGTGCCTTTCACGGGAGCTGGTTCTTTGTAACTCGCCGGGTCCTCGTCGCTGAAGCGGCGTTTGCCCGAGGGTTTCACTGCGGTTTTCTTTGCCATACTAATAACTAAGCATTGAGTTCAAGCCAACAGGGGGCTTATTCGATAGCGTAGTATAACAAGCGGGATGGCGGATTCTTTCCCGACAAAATTGCATCGTGTCGAGCTAAGAACGATTCTTCATCACCGTCTCGTCCATCATCTGCCGCATGAGCAGGAGGTCTTCGTCGAGCATGTGGCGAGAGGTTTCACGGGTGCGGGCGAGGAGCGAAGGGTCGAGCGTTGCGAGAACGAGGTCTTCATCGAAGAATGCTCCGCGAGAGAGTACTGAGCCGTCCGGGCTGACGACTTCCGAGCCGCCCCAGAAATTTACCCCATCCTCGACGCCGACACGGTTGCAGAACGCGACATACACGCTGAAGAGTCGTGCGAAGGTCACATGGTGTTCGCGGTTGATCTTGTAATTCGTCGGGCCATCCTCATCGCCCACACCGGCCAGGCGTGTCGGGCTTGCAGCGATGGTGATGATCGCTTGTGCCCCCTGATATGCCAGTAGATATGGCAGCGACGGATGCCACAAGTCTTCGCAGACGAGTACACCAACCGTCCCGAGCCGGCGCGATTCGAACGCCTGCGCCTTGTTGCCGGGTAGAAAATAACGTTGTTCTTCGAAGATGCCGTAGGTCGGAGGATAGATCTTGCGATGGGTATGGATGAGCGAGCCATCCTCGAACACGAACGCGGCATTGTGCAGCCCACCATTTGATGCACGTTCGACGCCGCCGCAGACGATCGTAATTTCCTTGCTGAGTTCGCGCAACTCTGCCAACAGCGGCGAGTTTGATGGATCGAGCGCGACATCCATGTTCAGATCGCGAAGCGTGTAACCGGTCAGCGACAACTCGGGAAACACGATCGCATCGGCCTTAGCAGAAATTGCGCGACGGGTGATCTCGGCATGATGAGCGGCATTCGCAGCGACGTCGCCGATGACAGCTTTTGTTTGTGCGAGGGCGATGGTAGCGGGTTGGAGGGGCATTCTACTCAGCCGATAGATACTTCGTTGGAGAGTTCGTTCGAGCGTTCGGCAGGTTTCGAGAGTACACCACGCAAATGCTCGGTGATCTTCTTCAGAGCGTTCGTGACGCCTTCTTCAAAATGCCCTTGCTTGAAATCATTACCAAGCTGTGCCGCAACATCGGTCCATGTTTCGGGTTGGGTCTTGCTATGAATACCGACGTCGGCATAAATGTAGAACTTGCGTTCGGAGTACAGGACTAAGAGCAACAGTCCGTTGCGCGCCGCCGTCTTATGCATGCCGAGCTTCGCGAATTCGGATTTCGCGACGTCCGCTAGCGGCTTGCCCGAAAGCTCCGTCTCTCGCTCGTCGTGGATGGCTACTCGGATCTCGGCGTAGGTATCACGTTCGGCATCTGCGATGGCCGAGGCGATATGAGCAAGTGCGGACTTGCTGAATGCATCTTTCGCATGAGCCGGTTGTGCATGAGCCATGAGTCTCTCCTTTCGCGAAGTAGTTACAATCGTTGTTGCAGCAACGTATTCTTCGTTGCGAGTTTGGGGTTCTGCTGCGGATAGTCGGTCGTGAAATGCAATCCCCTGCTCTCTTTACGTGCTTTCGCCGAGCGTACCACCAGGAGCGCAGTGATCGCAATGTTACGCAGCTCCAGCAGTGGCAGCGTCACCCTCGTCTTTCGATAATACTGCTCGATCTCTT
This Bacteroidota bacterium DNA region includes the following protein-coding sequences:
- a CDS encoding Glu/Leu/Phe/Val dehydrogenase, translating into MAKKTAVKPSGKRRFSDEDPASYKEPAPVKGTSAATAHPHESPLESMMRRFDKAQEILNLEPGIYQYLKTPVKSVIVSIPIVRDDGSTEVFEGYRVIHNDILGPSKGGIRYAPDVDLDEVKALAAWMTWKCAVIDIPFGGAKGGVRCDPRKLSQREIEAITRRYTSNMLDVFGPERDIPAPDVNTNEQVMAWILDTYSMHMRRTEPGVVTGKPLVLGGSRGRREATGRGVMHATLSGLKKLKISPSKATVAVEGFGNVGSISAASLEDQGAKILAISDVTGGYYNPKGIDIDKAIKWSDDHGHLLEGFPGAEKITNEDLLELNVDVLVPAAREDRITEDNAANVKAKLIVEGANGPTSASADSILESKGIMVIPDILANAGGVKVSYFEWVQNRMGYYWDLETVNKRLEDAMVSAFDRVYENSQKHKVSLRLSSYILAIDKVARTLRLRGIYG
- a CDS encoding TPM domain-containing protein; the protein is MAHAQPAHAKDAFSKSALAHIASAIADAERDTYAEIRVAIHDERETELSGKPLADVAKSEFAKLGMHKTAARNGLLLLVLYSERKFYIYADVGIHSKTQPETWTDVAAQLGNDFKQGHFEEGVTNALKKITEHLRGVLSKPAERSNELSNEVSIG
- a CDS encoding acyltransferase, whose product is MPLQPATIALAQTKAVIGDVAANAAHHAEITRRAISAKADAIVFPELSLTGYTLRDLNMDVALDPSNSPLLAELRELSKEITIVCGGVERASNGGLHNAAFVFEDGSLIHTHRKIYPPTYGIFEEQRYFLPGNKAQAFESRRLGTVGVLVCEDLWHPSLPYLLAYQGAQAIITIAASPTRLAGVGDEDGPTNYKINREHHVTFARLFSVYVAFCNRVGVEDGVNFWGGSEVVSPDGSVLSRGAFFDEDLVLATLDPSLLARTRETSRHMLDEDLLLMRQMMDETVMKNRS